A genomic region of Melanotaenia boesemani isolate fMelBoe1 chromosome 21, fMelBoe1.pri, whole genome shotgun sequence contains the following coding sequences:
- the kcnj2a gene encoding inward rectifier potassium channel 2a, which yields MGSVRASRYSTVSSEEDGMKLATTAVPNGYGKGKVHTRHQPQSRFVKKDGHCNVQFINVSEKSQRYLADLFTTCVDIRWRWMFIIFCLAFLLSWLFFGCVFWLVAIFHGDLENGAQKCVSNVSSFTAAFLFSIETQTTIGYGYRYVTDECPLAVFMVVFQSIVGCIIDAFIIGAVMAKMAKPKKRNETLVFSHNATVAMRDNKLCLMWRVGNLRKSHLVEAHVRAQLLKSRTTAEGEYIPLDQMDIDVGFDSGVDRIFLVSPITIVHEIDEESPFYDMSKQDMENSEFEIVVILEGMVEATAMTTQCRSSYVTNEILWGHRFEPVLFEEKNYYKVDYARFHKTYEVPSTPLCSARDLAEKKYILSNSNSFCYENEMVLENKEDTDEGNGGSVGPDGTQTDNISETEHSQAMVPLEPRPLRRESEI from the coding sequence ATGGGAAGTGTGCGAGCCAGCCGCTACAGCACTGTGTCATCAGAGGAGGACGGCATGAAGCTTGCCACTACGGCAGTGCCCAACGGCTACGGCAAGGGCAAGGTTCACACCAGGCACCAGCCGCAGAGCAGATTCGTTAAGAAAGACGGTCACTGCAACGTTCAGTTCATCAACGTGAGTGAGAAAAGTCAGCGGTACTTGGCTGACCTCTTCACTACATGCGTGGACATCCGCTGGAGGTGGATGTTCATCATCTTCTGCCTCGCCTTCCTCCTTTCATGGTTGTTCTTTGGCTGTGTGTTCTGGCTGGTGGCCATCTTTCATGGGGACTTGGAAAACGGTGCCCAGAAGTGCGTTTCCAACGTGAGCAGCTTCACTGCTGCCTTCCTCTTCTCCATTGAGACTCAGACTACTATTGGTTACGGTTACAGATACGTGACAGATGAGTGCCCTCTTGCTGTCTTCATGGTGGTTTTCCAAAGCATTGTGGGCTGCATTATCGATGCCTTTATCATTGGAGCTGTCATGGCTAAAATGGCAAAGCCCAAGAAGAGGAATGAAACTCTGGTGTTCAGCCATAATGCCACGGTGGCTATGAGGGACAACAAACTTTGCCTGATGTGGCGTGTGGGCAATTTACGGAAAAGCCACCTTGTTGAGGCACATGTCCGAGCTCAGCTTCTCAAATCCAGAACGACAGCAGAGGGGGAGTACATCCCGCTTGACCAGATGGACATAGACGTGGGCTTCGATAGCGGAGTCGACCGCATCTTCCTGGTCTCCCCAATCACCATTGTCCATGAGATTGACGAGGAAAGCCCATTCTACGACATGAGCAAACAGGACATGGAGAACTCAGAGTTTGAAATCGTGGTCATCCTGGAGGGTATGGTAGAAGCGACAGCGATGACCACGCAGTGCCGCAGCTCCTACGTTACTAATGAGATCCTCTGGGGCCACCGATTCGAGCCGGTGCTCTTTGAGGAGAAAAACTACTACAAGGTGGACTATGCCCGCTTCCACAAGACATACGAGGTGCCGAGCACCCCTCTGTGCAGCGCCAGAGACCTCGCAGAGAAAAAATATATCCTCTCCAACTCCAACTCCTTCTGCTACGAAAACGAGATGGTGCTAGAGAACAAAGAGGACACGGACGAGGGCAACGGGGGCAGCGTCGGCCCCGACGGCACCCAGACAGACAACATCTCAGAGACGGAGCACAGCCAGGCCATGGTGCCGCTGGAGCCCCGGCCTCTGAGACGGGAGTCAGAAATATGA